AGGATAGCTTTATCGCAGACCTTTGTGTTGCAACGAATGCAGGGCAAATAAAATCTGGAGCGCCTGCAAGGACAGAGAGAGTCTGTAAATACAATCAGCTATTAAGAATTGAGGAAGAATTGGGAAATTCCAGTGTTTATGGAGTAAGATGAAGAGGCTTATTGTCTTTGGAATTATCGTTTTTATAGCAAGCACCACCCTTATTCCCTCTTATGTAAAACAGATGAGGCTTAAAGCAAAATCCAATGAATATGCAAAGCAAATTCAAGGGCTAAAAAAGAAAAATTTAGAGCTTACAAAAAAAAGGGATATACTAAAAAAGGCTGATTATGATACAATAAGAGAAGAGGC
The bacterium genome window above contains:
- a CDS encoding septum formation initiator family protein; the encoded protein is MKRLIVFGIIVFIASTTLIPSYVKQMRLKAKSNEYAKQIQGLKKKNLELTKKRDILKKADYDTIREEATKLGLIKEQEKVIRFYKK